The bacterium CG_4_10_14_0_2_um_filter_33_32 genome window below encodes:
- a CDS encoding DNA repair protein RadA gives MANNLIYICEQCGNEQTKWSGKCPACGAWNSLSEMKFNKAKGSKRVKLEEASLKKLDSIKEMPMLRIQTGISEFDRVMGGEKNKGIVLGSVTLISGEPGIGKSTLILQVLSSLSKRGLKCLYLSGEESEQQIKLRADRLGGETGNIFLLTETDVLLIDKVLAKEKIDLIVIDSIQTVENSNFENSAGSITQIKESASHLIKIAKTNNMPVFIVGHITKEGSIAGPKILEHLVDTVLYFEGERFHAFRILRTTKNRFGAVSEIGIFEMTDKGLLEIKNPSEVFLSKGSPQIGSAVTVVMEGTRPMLAEIQTLITKTNFGYPKRTAGGYDLNRLQILIAVLSRNLRIPLGTLDVYLNIVGGLKAKEPAMDLAVCLSIISSYRKAKPKEGMVVFGEVGLLGEIRKVSRSQERLKEIEKLGFKRCVVPVGVDYKSDTMEIIRVSNLEEFERKALDK, from the coding sequence ATGGCAAACAACTTAATCTATATTTGTGAACAATGCGGTAATGAACAAACTAAATGGTCAGGTAAATGTCCAGCGTGCGGGGCGTGGAATAGTTTAAGTGAGATGAAATTTAATAAGGCGAAAGGCAGTAAAAGAGTCAAACTGGAAGAAGCCTCATTAAAAAAACTTGATTCAATTAAAGAAATGCCAATGTTAAGGATACAAACCGGCATTTCGGAATTTGATCGTGTCATGGGCGGAGAAAAAAATAAGGGGATTGTTTTGGGCTCTGTAACTCTTATTTCAGGGGAGCCTGGGATAGGAAAATCCACATTGATTTTACAAGTCCTTTCTAGTTTATCTAAAAGAGGTTTAAAGTGTCTTTACCTGTCTGGTGAGGAATCAGAACAGCAAATAAAACTTAGGGCTGACAGACTGGGCGGGGAAACCGGCAATATTTTTCTTCTAACCGAAACTGATGTTTTATTAATTGATAAGGTTTTGGCAAAAGAAAAAATCGATCTAATTGTGATTGATTCAATCCAAACAGTTGAAAATTCTAATTTTGAAAATAGTGCAGGAAGTATTACACAAATCAAAGAGTCGGCTAGTCATTTGATAAAGATTGCAAAGACTAATAATATGCCGGTTTTTATTGTGGGTCATATAACAAAAGAAGGTTCTATTGCCGGTCCAAAAATTTTGGAACACTTAGTTGATACTGTTTTGTATTTTGAGGGGGAGAGATTTCATGCTTTTAGGATTTTAAGGACTACTAAAAACCGTTTTGGAGCGGTTTCCGAGATAGGAATTTTTGAAATGACTGATAAAGGTTTATTGGAAATTAAGAATCCTTCAGAAGTATTTTTATCTAAAGGATCACCCCAGATAGGTTCTGCCGTTACAGTAGTAATGGAAGGTACCCGTCCAATGCTTGCGGAAATACAAACATTAATTACCAAGACTAATTTTGGTTATCCAAAAAGAACAGCCGGCGGATATGACTTAAACCGATTACAGATTTTAATAGCCGTTTTAAGCCGCAACTTAAGAATTCCTTTAGGAACTTTGGATGTTTATTTAAATATTGTCGGAGGTCTCAAAGCTAAAGAACCAGCGATGGATTTGGCAGTTTGCTTGTCAATTATTTCTTCTTATCGAAAAGCAAAACCTAAAGAGGGCATGGTAGTTTTTGGAGAAGTGGGACTCCTTGGCGAAATCAGGAAAGTTTCCAGATCCCAGGAAAGATTAAAAGAGATTGAGAAACTTGGGTTTAAGAGATGCGTTGTTCCGGTAGGAGTAGATTACAAATCAGATACAATGGAAATTATAAGAGTATCTAATTTAGAAGAATTTGAGAGAAAAGCATTAGATAAATAG